From Caretta caretta isolate rCarCar2 chromosome 3, rCarCar1.hap1, whole genome shotgun sequence, a single genomic window includes:
- the LOC125634180 gene encoding uncharacterized protein LOC125634180 isoform X2 — MAEDFAFGEDEEEDEFGESTQHTILPNSQDLLITLTEIPSQPSETREGTSAANVSSLPPPSQRLSQIRWRKKSMRDEMFSELMQSSSTDRAQQNVRRDTIAEYRKVANEHEERWQQEDQRRLEATLGLMRDQTDMLQRLVEVHEWQQDHRLPLQPLFNHPPSSPSSIASSPRCPRMRGGRLWAPSHSTPVDSPSNKRLAFNKF, encoded by the exons atggctgaggattttgcatttggggaagatgaggaggaggacgagtttggggagagcacacagcacaccattctccccaacagccaggatcttcttatcaccctgactgaaataccctcccaacccagcgaaaccagagaagggacctctg ctgcaaatgtttcaagcctccctcctccatcccaaaggctatctcagataaggtggcgaaAAAAAAGTatgcgcgatgaaatgttctctgagctcatgcagtcgtccagcactgacagagctcagcagaatgtgcggagggacacaatagcagagtacaggaaagtggccaatgaacatgaggagaggtggcagcaggaagatcagaggaggcttGAGGCAACACTGGGGCTaatgcgggatcaaacggacatgctccagcgtctggtggaggttcatgaatggcagcaggatcacagactgccactgcagcccctgtttaaccaccctccctcctccccaagttccatcgcctcctcacccagatgcccaagaatgcggggtgggaggctctgggcacccagccactccaccccagtggacagcccaagcaacaaaaggctggctttcaacaagttttaa
- the LOC125634180 gene encoding uncharacterized protein LOC125634180 isoform X1: protein MAEDFAFGEDEEEDEFGESTQHTILPNSQDLLITLTEIPSQPSETREGTSAAANVSSLPPPSQRLSQIRWRKKSMRDEMFSELMQSSSTDRAQQNVRRDTIAEYRKVANEHEERWQQEDQRRLEATLGLMRDQTDMLQRLVEVHEWQQDHRLPLQPLFNHPPSSPSSIASSPRCPRMRGGRLWAPSHSTPVDSPSNKRLAFNKF from the exons atggctgaggattttgcatttggggaagatgaggaggaggacgagtttggggagagcacacagcacaccattctccccaacagccaggatcttcttatcaccctgactgaaataccctcccaacccagcgaaaccagagaagggacctctg cagctgcaaatgtttcaagcctccctcctccatcccaaaggctatctcagataaggtggcgaaAAAAAAGTatgcgcgatgaaatgttctctgagctcatgcagtcgtccagcactgacagagctcagcagaatgtgcggagggacacaatagcagagtacaggaaagtggccaatgaacatgaggagaggtggcagcaggaagatcagaggaggcttGAGGCAACACTGGGGCTaatgcgggatcaaacggacatgctccagcgtctggtggaggttcatgaatggcagcaggatcacagactgccactgcagcccctgtttaaccaccctccctcctccccaagttccatcgcctcctcacccagatgcccaagaatgcggggtgggaggctctgggcacccagccactccaccccagtggacagcccaagcaacaaaaggctggctttcaacaagttttaa